In Gemmata obscuriglobus, a single genomic region encodes these proteins:
- the drmA gene encoding DISARM system helicase DrmA produces the protein MSLPALPKPPSPLQLRDELETMVLKELLGPGSAEEEITESPGTRYFVGVLAPRKRTAEVAPARPAPPQTNEDDDGDTDGEILDGDDLALGGKDTSQDGPTDREAAQEQAKALIPSSFGMTFSVNPEASEIDLSAAWGQYLREKSEYLVSEKTGNPRLVWKRYPRGGKHRLPLKDGPLQPVVVDHNCPEVVVQGLVRKRTDHWCVTLFLVNEQQEPEKRKDAAWVFQPELMAEGVGGAAVLHKRHTILELTGTDPAVKAENELLGMLYRRHVEFAVGHGIGVHVDVSPDPTHAVRVRTRVVPTYEVPKTTPPTPADAGTNPAFAKLEGLVLDMKLLAEASPKQYRPMLKPLVEAYRDWIEREDQRIADPAEGLTHFQHATRQALTRCRTTLQRIEAGLDLLDKDDKAAQAFQFMNRAMWLQRTHSQFAERVRRGDEKPDMGAIDIPVNRSWYPFQLAFVLLNLPGITKLDHPERGESPDAVADLLWFPTGGGKTEAYLGLTAYTLGLRRLQGVIEGRSGENGVTVLMRYTLRLLTLQQFQRAAALICACEDIRRTALSHGETRWGRTPFRIGLWVGGSTTPNWTSDADEAVKSAHGGKPKSGTASPHQLTNCPWCGTKIDPGKHIKVEKYAEGACRTLIYCGAKFGQCKFSMKEAPGEGLPVMVVDEEIYRRLPSLLITTVDKFAQMPWNGSVQMLFGQVDGYCERHGFRSPGLAEASEELEVGGVHRAKGSIPQARVVAQNPLRPPDLIIQDELHLISGPLGTLVGLYETAIDRLCTWEVNGKKVRPKVVASTATIRRASDQVYGLFLRSLNVFPPSGLEIADNFFSLQRQSGEKTPGRKYIGICAPGRRLKAALIRVYVAFLSAGQVLFDKYGLDADPWMTLVGYFNSLRELGGMKRLVDDDVRTRLRRMHDRGLASRTLYTPDTVKELTSRLGSTAIPETLDLLESRFDPDILDEIKKRKGSAEFIRRPIDVLLATNMISVGVDVPRLGLMVVGGQPKTTAEYIQASSRVGRKFPGLVCTVFNWARPRDLSHYETFEHYHSTFYKHVEALSVTPFSAGATARGLAALLVALVRQRGFEFNSNDKAMLMATQRGHQYVADAIEVITRRAELVAGPDTAEEVRQQLKRKMDLWQKRAQRTAQGNQLGYETKKDGVTVGLLRKPSIEPWDEFTCLNSLRDVEPTANLILDTFGMDDEGEDEEGAAP, from the coding sequence ATGAGTTTGCCAGCGTTGCCGAAGCCGCCCTCGCCCCTCCAGTTGCGGGACGAACTGGAAACGATGGTTCTGAAGGAACTCCTCGGCCCCGGCAGCGCCGAGGAGGAGATCACCGAGTCGCCCGGAACTCGGTACTTCGTCGGCGTGCTGGCCCCCCGGAAGCGAACCGCCGAGGTCGCACCCGCTCGACCCGCCCCGCCCCAGACCAACGAGGACGACGACGGTGATACGGACGGGGAAATCCTCGACGGCGACGACCTGGCGCTAGGCGGCAAAGACACGTCGCAGGACGGGCCGACCGACCGGGAAGCCGCCCAGGAGCAGGCCAAGGCCCTGATCCCGTCGTCGTTCGGCATGACCTTCTCGGTTAACCCTGAGGCCAGCGAGATCGATCTGTCCGCCGCCTGGGGGCAGTACCTCCGGGAGAAGAGCGAGTACCTCGTCAGCGAGAAGACTGGCAACCCCCGCTTGGTGTGGAAGCGGTATCCCCGTGGCGGCAAGCACCGGCTGCCGTTGAAGGACGGCCCGCTCCAGCCGGTCGTGGTCGATCACAACTGCCCCGAAGTCGTCGTCCAGGGCCTCGTCCGCAAGCGGACCGACCACTGGTGCGTCACCCTGTTCCTGGTCAACGAGCAGCAGGAGCCGGAGAAGCGGAAGGACGCCGCCTGGGTGTTCCAGCCGGAGTTGATGGCGGAAGGGGTCGGTGGGGCGGCGGTCCTGCACAAGCGGCACACCATCCTCGAACTCACCGGCACGGACCCGGCTGTGAAGGCCGAGAACGAACTGCTGGGGATGCTGTATCGGCGGCACGTCGAGTTCGCCGTGGGCCACGGGATCGGTGTGCATGTGGACGTGTCGCCCGACCCGACACACGCCGTCCGGGTCCGCACCAGGGTCGTGCCGACCTACGAGGTTCCTAAGACTACCCCGCCAACGCCCGCCGACGCCGGGACCAATCCGGCCTTTGCTAAGCTGGAGGGGCTGGTCCTCGACATGAAACTGTTGGCCGAGGCCAGCCCGAAGCAGTACCGCCCGATGCTCAAGCCACTGGTCGAGGCGTACCGGGACTGGATCGAGCGGGAAGATCAGCGAATCGCCGACCCCGCCGAGGGGCTGACGCACTTCCAGCACGCCACCCGCCAAGCGCTCACCCGCTGCCGCACCACCCTCCAGCGGATCGAGGCCGGACTGGACCTGCTCGATAAGGACGATAAGGCGGCGCAGGCGTTCCAGTTCATGAACCGGGCGATGTGGCTCCAGCGGACCCACTCGCAGTTCGCAGAGCGGGTGCGGCGGGGCGACGAGAAGCCCGACATGGGGGCCATCGACATCCCGGTAAACCGCTCGTGGTATCCGTTCCAACTTGCCTTCGTCCTGCTGAACCTGCCCGGTATCACGAAGCTCGACCACCCCGAACGGGGCGAGTCGCCGGACGCCGTCGCCGACCTGCTCTGGTTCCCCACGGGCGGCGGGAAGACAGAAGCGTACCTCGGCCTGACTGCCTACACGCTCGGCCTGCGGCGGCTCCAGGGCGTGATCGAGGGGCGTTCCGGCGAGAATGGCGTTACCGTCTTGATGCGATACACGCTCCGGCTCCTGACACTCCAGCAGTTCCAGCGGGCGGCGGCGCTCATTTGCGCCTGTGAAGACATCCGCCGCACGGCCCTGAGTCACGGCGAAACCCGATGGGGGAGAACGCCGTTCCGCATCGGCCTGTGGGTCGGCGGCAGCACAACGCCGAACTGGACCAGCGATGCGGACGAGGCGGTGAAGTCGGCCCACGGCGGCAAGCCCAAGTCGGGGACGGCGTCCCCACACCAACTCACCAATTGCCCGTGGTGCGGGACGAAGATCGACCCCGGCAAGCACATTAAGGTCGAGAAGTACGCCGAGGGAGCGTGCCGCACGTTGATCTACTGTGGGGCCAAGTTCGGCCAGTGCAAGTTCTCGATGAAGGAAGCGCCGGGCGAGGGGCTGCCGGTGATGGTGGTGGACGAGGAGATTTACCGCCGCTTGCCGTCGCTCCTGATTACCACCGTGGACAAGTTCGCTCAGATGCCGTGGAACGGGTCGGTACAGATGTTGTTCGGACAGGTGGACGGGTACTGCGAGCGGCACGGATTTCGGTCCCCCGGTCTGGCCGAGGCGTCCGAGGAACTGGAGGTCGGCGGCGTCCACCGGGCTAAGGGAAGTATCCCCCAAGCGAGGGTGGTAGCGCAAAACCCGCTGCGCCCGCCCGACCTCATCATCCAGGACGAGTTGCACCTCATCAGTGGGCCGCTCGGTACGCTGGTCGGCCTGTACGAGACGGCCATCGACCGGCTCTGCACCTGGGAAGTGAACGGCAAGAAGGTGCGGCCCAAGGTGGTGGCGTCCACGGCGACCATTCGCCGGGCGAGCGATCAGGTGTACGGACTGTTCCTCCGCAGCCTGAACGTGTTCCCGCCGAGCGGCCTGGAGATCGCCGACAACTTCTTCTCCCTCCAGCGGCAATCGGGGGAGAAGACTCCGGGGCGGAAGTACATCGGCATCTGCGCCCCCGGTCGGCGGCTCAAGGCGGCGCTCATCCGGGTGTACGTCGCCTTCCTGTCTGCCGGGCAGGTGTTGTTCGACAAATACGGTCTGGACGCCGACCCGTGGATGACGCTCGTGGGGTACTTCAACAGTCTGCGGGAACTCGGCGGCATGAAGCGGCTGGTGGACGACGACGTGCGTACCCGGCTCCGCAGAATGCATGACCGGGGGCTGGCGAGCCGTACGCTGTACACCCCTGACACGGTGAAGGAACTGACCTCCCGGCTGGGATCGACGGCGATCCCGGAAACGCTCGACCTGCTGGAGAGCCGGTTCGACCCAGACATTCTGGACGAGATCAAGAAGCGGAAGGGGAGTGCGGAGTTCATCCGCCGCCCCATCGACGTGCTGCTGGCCACCAACATGATCTCGGTCGGCGTGGACGTACCACGCCTCGGCCTGATGGTGGTCGGCGGGCAGCCGAAGACGACTGCGGAGTACATTCAGGCGTCGAGCCGGGTCGGGCGGAAGTTCCCCGGCCTCGTTTGCACGGTGTTCAACTGGGCGAGGCCACGGGACTTGTCCCACTACGAAACGTTCGAGCATTACCACTCGACCTTCTACAAGCACGTCGAGGCCCTGTCGGTCACGCCGTTCTCAGCGGGGGCGACAGCCCGTGGGCTGGCGGCGCTCTTGGTGGCCTTGGTCCGGCAGCGGGGGTTCGAGTTTAACTCGAACGACAAGGCGATGCTGATGGCGACCCAGCGGGGCCACCAGTACGTCGCCGACGCCATTGAGGTCATCACGAGGCGGGCCGAACTGGTCGCCGGGCCGGACACCGCCGAGGAGGTCCGCCAGCAACTCAAGCGGAAGATGGACCTGTGGCAGAAGCGGGCACAGCGGACGGCCCAGGGGAACCAACTCGGCTACGAGACGAAGAAGGACGGGGTGACGGTCGGCCTGCTCCGCAAGCCGAGCATCGAGCCGTGGGACGAGTTCACCTGCCTCAACTCGCTCCGGGACGTGGAGCCGACCGCCAACCTGATCCTCGACACCTTCGGCATGGACGACGAGGGCGAGGACGAGGAGGGAGCCGCCCCATGA
- a CDS encoding Eco57I restriction-modification methylase domain-containing protein produces the protein MSITRHHNDWLRLVPNSGPFLSLPVLAQAFPQGVDAHDPEHARRLRQAFDEWDHDATLHRQWVRFVLGETLGFEERLAEGQAIPQSLKSEEAQYGETLRPDWIVTDPATQKVRLLVQVYPRSQSLTKPVVASRWKTSPDTRMTQLLNDTGIRLGFVTNGLDWMLVNAPKNEPTGYATWRADLWLEEPITLRAFRTLLSADRFFSVPDKDTLDLKDGLLDQSQKDQQEVTDQLGYQVRKAVEVLIQALDKADQDHGRKLLADVDEKALYESALTVMMRLVFLFCAEERELLLLGDELYDKNYAVSTLREQLRLTADEHGEEILGLRFDAWIRLLTTFRAVYAGVKHDRLKLPAYGGSLFNPDRFPFLEGRKSGTTWKTAEATPLPVSNRTVLHLLEALQVLQTKVGKTTEARSLSFRSLDIEQIGHVYEGLLDHTARRAAEPMLGLAGTRDQEPELALAELEKLAAKGEKELLTFLKDETGRSESALKKALTVELDDQLAGRFRSACQDSELWKRVKPLAGLVRLDTLGYPVVVTTGSVFVTAGTDRRSTGTHYTPKTLTEPIVQYTLEPLIYDGPSDGKPKEEWKLRSARDILGMKVCDIACGSGAFLVEACRYLAARLQEAWQELERQQPSQVRLTPEGLPSQGAVNEELIPADPDEREAYARRLVAQRCIYGVDKNPLAVEIAKLSLWLLTLAKDKPFEFLDHAIRHGDSLVGIHDLDQLRNLTLSGKREEGNLFLSSLDDAATQAIALRNKLENRHATSIEAINEQEAYFNESVALTKRLKLVADVLIGKAFDVGDGELISAAISFQQGKDHDLAVTACAANKGRTPFHWPLEFPEVFITKGGFDACIGNPPFMGGQKITGFLGTLYREYLVHHLAKGKRGSADLCAYFFLRAAQLVRPGAGFGLIASNTIAQGDTREVAFDLLLAANFIVNRAHSSRPWPGFASLEISIVWVRRGGWNGLYVLDEKPAEGITAYLTPPKTVTGNPYSLKANEGKSFQGSIVLGMGFVMTPEEAQALIAKDSRNRNVLFPYLNGEDLNSRPDQSPSRWVINFFDWPIEKAMDYPDCFRIVKEKVKPERDRLKDNTDGRRRKQFWWQYGRVQREIIEVMSGLDRVMASTRVTKYLCVSTLPTNCVFSVDLAVHCGVATAAYSVLSSSIFDLWSRETSSTLETRLRFSISDSFESFPFPPQIPALQVGESYELHRKDVMSTRREGLTKTYNRFHDSEETNDGIQKLRQLHVEMDCAVVAAYGWSDLALDHGFHETKQGIRYTISEPARREILARLLRLNHERYADEVKKGLHDTKKKPKAASKPKAKATEQKATTGATLFDPDDGTFPSTERDSYLCGLVCDLVKADSGLSELEYVDALVIALGYKRHKQLLTGKDRTEFEKLCQATPLASWSTADKIPWGELKNQLVRRKAIEQGGQTIQVGTAVSEARKSYLAAAPELVSLLRKAAAELRDLQTRFGPENTGTPNEIPPEKAEILKAIVNDRYQWYVVAA, from the coding sequence GTGTCCATCACCCGTCACCACAATGACTGGCTGCGCCTCGTCCCGAACTCGGGACCGTTCTTGAGTTTGCCGGTGCTGGCGCAGGCGTTCCCGCAAGGCGTTGACGCTCACGACCCCGAACACGCCCGGCGGCTGCGGCAGGCGTTCGATGAGTGGGACCACGACGCCACCCTCCACCGCCAGTGGGTCCGGTTCGTGCTGGGCGAGACTCTGGGCTTCGAGGAACGGCTCGCCGAGGGGCAAGCGATCCCGCAGTCGCTCAAGAGCGAGGAGGCGCAGTACGGAGAGACGTTGCGCCCCGACTGGATTGTGACAGACCCGGCCACACAGAAGGTCCGACTGTTGGTGCAGGTGTACCCCCGGTCGCAGTCGCTCACGAAGCCCGTTGTGGCGTCCCGGTGGAAGACATCGCCCGACACCCGGATGACGCAACTGCTGAACGACACCGGCATCCGGCTCGGCTTCGTCACCAACGGCCTCGACTGGATGCTGGTGAACGCCCCGAAGAACGAGCCGACCGGTTACGCCACCTGGCGGGCCGACCTCTGGCTAGAGGAGCCGATCACGCTGCGGGCCTTCCGCACCCTGCTTTCGGCGGATCGCTTCTTCAGCGTGCCGGACAAGGACACGCTCGACCTCAAGGACGGCCTGCTCGACCAGAGCCAGAAGGACCAGCAAGAAGTCACGGACCAACTCGGCTATCAGGTTCGCAAGGCGGTCGAGGTGCTGATCCAGGCGCTCGACAAGGCCGACCAGGACCACGGGCGGAAGCTTCTCGCCGACGTTGACGAAAAGGCTCTCTACGAGTCGGCCCTCACGGTGATGATGCGGTTGGTGTTCCTGTTCTGCGCCGAGGAGCGGGAACTGCTGCTGCTCGGCGACGAACTGTACGACAAGAACTACGCCGTCAGTACGCTGCGGGAACAACTGCGGCTCACGGCGGACGAGCACGGCGAAGAAATCCTCGGCCTGCGGTTCGACGCCTGGATTCGGTTGCTCACCACCTTCCGGGCGGTGTACGCTGGCGTGAAGCACGACCGGCTGAAACTCCCCGCCTACGGCGGCAGTCTGTTCAACCCCGACCGCTTCCCCTTCCTCGAAGGCCGCAAGTCGGGCACGACGTGGAAGACCGCTGAAGCCACGCCGCTGCCAGTGAGCAACCGCACGGTGCTGCACCTGCTCGAAGCGCTGCAGGTGCTCCAAACAAAGGTCGGCAAGACGACCGAAGCCCGGTCGCTCAGTTTCCGGTCGCTCGACATCGAGCAGATCGGCCACGTTTACGAAGGTCTGCTCGACCACACCGCCCGGCGTGCCGCCGAGCCGATGCTGGGGCTGGCGGGGACACGGGATCAGGAGCCGGAACTCGCCCTGGCCGAACTGGAGAAGCTCGCCGCCAAAGGGGAGAAGGAACTGCTCACGTTCCTCAAGGACGAAACGGGGCGGTCGGAATCGGCACTGAAGAAGGCGCTCACTGTTGAACTGGACGACCAACTCGCCGGTCGCTTCCGCAGCGCCTGTCAGGACTCGGAGTTGTGGAAGCGGGTAAAGCCGCTCGCCGGGCTGGTGCGCCTCGACACGCTCGGCTACCCAGTCGTCGTGACCACGGGCAGCGTGTTCGTCACGGCGGGCACAGACCGGCGCAGCACCGGCACTCACTACACCCCGAAGACCCTCACCGAACCCATCGTTCAGTACACCCTCGAACCGCTCATTTACGACGGCCCTTCTGATGGCAAGCCGAAGGAAGAATGGAAGCTGAGATCAGCCCGTGACATCCTCGGCATGAAGGTGTGCGATATCGCCTGCGGGTCCGGGGCGTTCTTGGTCGAAGCGTGTCGGTACTTGGCGGCTCGGCTCCAAGAGGCGTGGCAAGAACTCGAACGCCAGCAGCCGAGCCAGGTGCGGTTGACCCCGGAAGGCTTGCCGTCACAGGGGGCGGTGAACGAAGAACTGATCCCCGCCGATCCCGACGAGCGGGAAGCCTACGCCCGGCGGCTCGTTGCCCAGCGGTGCATCTATGGCGTCGATAAGAACCCGCTCGCCGTCGAGATCGCCAAGCTCTCGCTGTGGTTGCTCACGCTGGCGAAGGACAAGCCGTTCGAGTTCCTCGACCATGCGATCCGGCACGGCGATTCGCTCGTCGGCATCCACGACCTCGACCAACTGCGGAACCTCACTCTGTCCGGCAAGCGGGAGGAAGGGAACCTCTTCCTCTCCAGCCTGGACGATGCAGCGACGCAGGCGATTGCCCTGCGAAATAAGCTCGAAAACCGCCACGCCACGTCAATCGAAGCGATCAACGAGCAGGAGGCGTACTTCAACGAATCCGTGGCGCTCACGAAGCGGCTGAAGCTGGTTGCTGACGTGTTGATTGGGAAGGCATTCGATGTTGGGGACGGCGAGTTAATTTCGGCGGCGATTAGCTTCCAGCAGGGAAAAGACCACGATCTCGCCGTCACCGCATGTGCGGCGAACAAGGGACGCACGCCGTTTCACTGGCCGCTGGAGTTCCCCGAAGTTTTCATTACCAAAGGGGGCTTCGATGCCTGCATCGGAAACCCACCGTTCATGGGCGGGCAGAAGATCACCGGCTTCCTCGGAACTCTCTACCGAGAGTATCTGGTTCACCATCTCGCCAAAGGAAAGCGGGGTAGCGCCGACCTGTGCGCCTACTTCTTCTTGCGTGCGGCGCAGTTGGTGCGACCGGGCGCAGGGTTCGGCCTGATCGCCAGCAACACCATTGCTCAAGGGGATACCAGAGAGGTCGCCTTCGATCTGCTGCTGGCGGCGAACTTCATCGTCAACCGGGCGCATTCGAGCCGCCCGTGGCCGGGATTCGCCAGTCTGGAAATTTCAATCGTGTGGGTTCGCAGGGGTGGGTGGAACGGCTTATACGTCCTCGATGAGAAGCCTGCCGAGGGGATTACTGCTTACCTGACACCCCCAAAAACTGTGACAGGTAACCCCTACAGTCTCAAGGCGAACGAGGGCAAGTCGTTCCAGGGTTCTATCGTTCTCGGCATGGGCTTCGTGATGACGCCTGAAGAAGCTCAGGCGCTGATTGCCAAAGACTCCCGAAACCGGAACGTGCTGTTCCCGTACTTGAATGGCGAAGACCTCAATTCCCGTCCTGACCAGTCACCGAGTCGCTGGGTCATCAACTTCTTCGACTGGCCCATCGAGAAGGCGATGGATTACCCCGACTGCTTCAGAATTGTGAAAGAAAAAGTTAAACCGGAACGTGATCGGTTGAAAGACAACACGGATGGCCGTCGCCGAAAGCAGTTTTGGTGGCAGTATGGCCGAGTGCAGCGGGAAATTATCGAAGTAATGTCTGGTCTAGATCGAGTGATGGCGTCCACACGTGTAACGAAATACCTATGCGTCTCAACACTCCCGACCAACTGCGTCTTCTCGGTCGATCTAGCAGTACACTGTGGCGTAGCGACAGCAGCGTATTCTGTTTTGTCGTCGAGCATTTTTGATCTGTGGTCCAGGGAGACGTCTTCGACGCTCGAAACACGGCTCCGGTTCTCGATCTCCGACAGTTTCGAGAGTTTCCCTTTCCCCCCACAAATCCCTGCGCTTCAGGTAGGCGAGAGCTACGAGTTGCATCGAAAAGATGTGATGTCCACTAGGCGAGAAGGGCTGACCAAGACCTACAATCGATTCCACGACTCCGAGGAAACCAACGACGGCATCCAGAAACTCCGACAACTCCACGTCGAGATGGACTGCGCTGTCGTCGCCGCCTACGGCTGGTCCGATCTCGCCCTCGACCACGGCTTCCACGAAACGAAGCAAGGTATCCGGTACACGATCAGCGAACCGGCCCGGCGGGAAATCCTCGCTCGGCTACTGAGATTGAACCACGAGCGATACGCCGATGAAGTGAAGAAAGGGCTGCACGACACGAAAAAGAAGCCGAAAGCGGCCAGCAAGCCGAAGGCGAAGGCTACCGAGCAGAAAGCCACCACCGGGGCCACGCTGTTCGACCCTGACGATGGCACATTCCCCAGCACCGAACGGGACAGTTATCTCTGTGGACTCGTCTGCGATCTGGTCAAAGCAGACTCCGGTCTAAGCGAGTTGGAATACGTCGATGCCCTCGTGATTGCGCTGGGCTATAAGCGACACAAACAGCTTCTCACCGGAAAGGACCGCACCGAGTTTGAGAAGTTGTGTCAGGCCACGCCATTAGCCTCGTGGAGCACCGCAGACAAAATCCCGTGGGGTGAGTTGAAGAACCAGCTTGTCCGGCGGAAAGCCATCGAACAAGGAGGCCAGACCATTCAGGTGGGAACAGCCGTGTCCGAGGCTCGGAAGTCGTACCTCGCTGCCGCACCGGAACTTGTCTCCCTGCTTCGCAAAGCTGCTGCGGAATTGCGTGATCTTCAGACACGGTTCGGCCCTGAGAACACAGGAACGCCCAATGAGATTCCGCCAGAGAAGGCCGAGATTCTCAAGGCGATTGTGAATGACAGATATCAGTGGTATGTGGTGGCGGCATGA